In a single window of the Thermus amyloliquefaciens genome:
- a CDS encoding PIG-L deacetylase family protein, protein MAVFAHPDDEIGAAGTLALHARRGDRVLLVWMTRGELASQFGAMAEAQVAEIREGHGAHVARMIGAEYRFLPFRDTFLTGSREEALALARIMAEFQPDAVVTWDPLDVHPDHRATHQAVLSALKFCRIPKLVGEAHRKPVRLYHYPRRELARPWLYVDTTATQEVAEAVFAFYQEFYRWPFTLEEFRARRRLRGQEAGVPFAEAFQTESLPAWPALP, encoded by the coding sequence ATGGCGGTGTTCGCCCATCCCGACGATGAGATTGGGGCTGCGGGCACCTTGGCCCTTCACGCCCGGCGGGGGGACCGGGTGCTGTTGGTTTGGATGACAAGGGGGGAGCTGGCCAGCCAGTTCGGGGCCATGGCGGAGGCCCAGGTGGCGGAGATACGGGAGGGGCACGGGGCCCACGTGGCCCGGATGATCGGGGCCGAGTACCGCTTTCTCCCCTTTCGCGACACCTTTCTCACGGGGAGCAGGGAGGAGGCCCTGGCCTTGGCCCGGATCATGGCCGAGTTCCAGCCCGATGCGGTGGTCACCTGGGACCCCTTGGACGTCCACCCGGACCACAGGGCCACGCACCAGGCGGTCCTGTCCGCCCTGAAGTTCTGCCGCATCCCCAAACTCGTGGGGGAAGCGCACCGCAAGCCGGTCCGTCTCTACCACTACCCCCGCAGGGAGCTGGCCAGGCCGTGGCTTTACGTGGATACCACCGCCACCCAGGAGGTGGCGGAGGCGGTCTTTGCCTTTTACCAGGAGTTCTACCGCTGGCCCTTTACCCTGGAGGAGTTTCGCGCCCGCCGGCGGCTTCGGGGTCAGGAGGCGGGGGTTCCCTTTGCGGAGGCGTTTCAGACGGAGTCCTTGCCGGCGTGGCCTGCGCTTCCCTGA
- the aroH gene encoding chorismate mutase, whose translation MVRGIRGAITVEEDTPEAIHQATRELLLKMLEANGIQSHEELAAIIFTVTEDLCSAFPAEAARQIGMHRVPLLSAREVPVPGSLPRVIRVLALWNTDTPQDQVRHVYLREAVRLRPDLESAQ comes from the coding sequence ATGGTCCGGGGCATCCGAGGCGCCATCACCGTGGAGGAGGACACGCCGGAGGCCATCCACCAGGCCACCCGTGAGCTCCTCCTCAAAATGCTGGAGGCAAACGGCATCCAAAGCCACGAGGAGCTGGCGGCCATCATCTTCACGGTTACGGAGGACCTGTGCTCCGCCTTCCCCGCCGAGGCCGCCCGCCAGATCGGCATGCACCGGGTGCCTCTCCTCTCCGCCCGGGAGGTGCCGGTGCCGGGAAGCCTGCCCCGGGTGATCCGGGTCCTGGCCCTTTGGAACACCGACACCCCCCAGGACCAGGTGCGCCACGTGTACTTAAGGGAGGCGGTGCGGCTTAGGCCCGATCTGGAAAGCGCCCAATGA
- a CDS encoding WD40 repeat domain-containing protein translates to MRALGLLFLLLPALAQTLAPAFQLDCRFRGEARPAQVFWDSSLLGTCPLEVQAAPGRHLLRLRLEEPGGTYLAYEARVEVGEGGLGAFTAELLRYDPQGEALKGGKGLVYALAYGPQGVLALGDEAGQVRFLPPGRPPLDLKGHASYVRDLAFSPDGRYLASASGDGTLRLYDAQGRFLRALGKGPAFLKVGFDSRGRLFGLQLRGNLTLFDPATGKVLATRSLSPYLFSAAQSPGGRVLGLGLSVGRVEVWDLTLPGKRGEIRVPGGPVYALAFRPDGRYLAVASADGGVRLLDLLAPGGPEPRLLYAHKDLTLSLAFSPDGRYLASGGQDREVRLYDLEAGLLERVYVGHTGPVYGLDFHPQTPTLATSGGEGRVLLFRLP, encoded by the coding sequence ATGAGGGCGCTGGGTCTCCTCTTCCTACTCCTTCCGGCCCTGGCCCAGACCCTCGCCCCGGCCTTTCAACTGGACTGCCGCTTCCGGGGAGAGGCCAGGCCCGCCCAGGTCTTCTGGGACAGTAGCCTCTTGGGGACCTGCCCCCTCGAGGTCCAGGCCGCCCCGGGCCGCCACCTTCTCCGCCTGCGCCTCGAGGAGCCTGGGGGGACCTACCTGGCCTACGAGGCCCGGGTGGAGGTGGGGGAAGGGGGCCTGGGGGCCTTCACCGCCGAACTCCTGCGCTATGACCCCCAGGGGGAAGCCCTTAAGGGAGGAAAGGGCTTGGTCTACGCCTTGGCCTACGGTCCCCAGGGGGTCTTGGCCCTGGGGGATGAGGCCGGGCAGGTCCGCTTCCTCCCCCCGGGTCGCCCCCCCCTGGACCTCAAGGGGCACGCCTCCTACGTGCGCGACCTGGCCTTCAGCCCCGACGGCCGCTACCTCGCCTCGGCCTCGGGGGATGGGACGCTGCGCCTTTACGATGCCCAGGGCCGTTTCCTCCGGGCTTTGGGCAAGGGGCCGGCTTTCCTCAAGGTGGGCTTTGACTCAAGGGGCCGCCTCTTCGGCCTCCAGCTCCGCGGAAACCTCACCCTGTTTGACCCTGCCACGGGAAAGGTCCTGGCCACTCGCTCCTTAAGCCCTTACCTCTTCTCCGCAGCCCAAAGCCCCGGGGGGAGGGTTCTCGGCTTGGGGCTTTCCGTGGGCCGGGTGGAGGTGTGGGACCTCACCCTCCCAGGGAAGCGGGGGGAGATCCGGGTCCCGGGAGGGCCGGTCTACGCCCTGGCCTTCCGCCCCGACGGCCGCTACCTCGCCGTGGCTTCGGCGGACGGGGGGGTGAGGCTTTTGGACCTCCTGGCCCCGGGCGGGCCTGAACCCCGGCTCCTCTACGCCCACAAGGACCTGACCTTGAGCCTGGCCTTCAGTCCGGACGGCCGTTACCTAGCCTCCGGAGGGCAGGACCGGGAGGTGCGCCTCTACGACCTCGAGGCGGGCCTTTTGGAGCGGGTTTACGTGGGGCATACCGGTCCGGTGTACGGGCTGGATTTCCACCCCCAAACCCCCACCTTGGCCACAAGTGGGGGGGAAGGTCGGGTCCTCCTCTTCCGTCTGCCCTAG
- a CDS encoding aldehyde dehydrogenase family protein — protein MKAFPSKYGNALELGHLIGGEEVFEGKVLERRNPSDLEDLVARFPEGTKETLRKAAFKAREAFREWSQTPAPVRGQVLFNLAKILEREKPTLTRLMVREVGKTFKEAGGDVQEAIDTALFFASEGRRLYGQTVPSEMRNKELFTFRRPLGVVGMITAGNFPIAVPSWKLIPAVLTGNTVVWKPSDDSPVLSYVFVKLFEEAGLPPGVINVVFGGGKDSTGQWLVELMDEGLLNKFAFTGSTKVGRWIGEVAGRNLIRPTLELGGKNPLVVMRDADLDLAVEGAWWSAFATGGQRCTSAGNIIVDAPIYEEFKRRFLERTEATVVGNPLLHPEVTYGPFINERLFARWLEHYTWGREDGATLLFGQGRITRENPYPRFLGDPEAGLFGWPTVWEARPGMRQFGEEIFGPTINLVKVDGIEEAIEVANSTPYGLSSAIYTHHRHWAYLFKVGIRAGMTSINNATVGAEAHLPFGGVKASGNGARESGIWVLEEYTYWHAVNEEYSGRLQLAQMDTGYVSPKAPTPWEEVLG, from the coding sequence ATGAAGGCTTTCCCCAGCAAGTATGGAAATGCTTTGGAGTTGGGCCACCTGATCGGGGGGGAGGAGGTCTTTGAAGGGAAGGTCTTGGAGAGGCGGAATCCCTCGGACCTCGAGGACCTGGTGGCCCGCTTCCCCGAGGGCACCAAGGAAACCCTAAGGAAGGCGGCTTTTAAGGCGCGGGAGGCCTTTAGGGAGTGGAGCCAGACCCCGGCGCCCGTGCGGGGGCAGGTGCTTTTCAACCTGGCCAAGATCCTGGAGCGGGAGAAGCCCACCCTGACCCGGCTCATGGTGCGGGAGGTGGGGAAGACCTTCAAGGAGGCGGGCGGGGACGTGCAGGAGGCCATCGACACCGCCCTCTTCTTCGCCTCCGAGGGCCGGAGGCTTTACGGCCAGACCGTGCCCAGCGAGATGCGAAACAAGGAGCTCTTCACCTTCCGCAGGCCCCTCGGGGTGGTGGGGATGATCACCGCCGGGAACTTCCCCATCGCCGTGCCCAGCTGGAAGCTGATCCCGGCGGTCCTGACGGGCAACACGGTGGTCTGGAAACCCTCCGATGACTCCCCCGTCCTTTCCTATGTCTTCGTCAAGCTCTTTGAGGAGGCGGGCCTGCCCCCTGGGGTGATCAACGTGGTCTTTGGGGGCGGGAAGGACTCCACGGGCCAGTGGCTGGTGGAGCTTATGGACGAGGGCCTCCTCAACAAGTTCGCCTTCACCGGGAGCACCAAGGTGGGGCGCTGGATCGGGGAGGTGGCGGGCCGGAACCTGATCCGGCCCACCCTGGAGCTGGGGGGCAAGAACCCCCTGGTGGTCATGCGGGATGCGGACCTGGACCTGGCGGTGGAAGGGGCCTGGTGGAGCGCCTTCGCCACCGGGGGCCAGCGGTGCACCTCCGCGGGCAACATCATCGTGGACGCCCCCATCTACGAGGAGTTCAAAAGGCGCTTCCTGGAAAGGACCGAGGCCACGGTGGTGGGGAACCCCCTTCTGCACCCCGAGGTCACCTATGGCCCCTTCATCAACGAGCGCCTGTTCGCGCGATGGCTGGAGCACTACACCTGGGGGCGGGAGGATGGGGCCACCTTGCTCTTCGGCCAGGGCCGGATCACCCGGGAAAACCCCTACCCCCGGTTCCTGGGGGACCCGGAGGCGGGGCTTTTCGGCTGGCCCACGGTCTGGGAGGCCCGGCCCGGCATGCGCCAGTTTGGGGAGGAGATCTTCGGCCCCACCATCAACCTGGTCAAGGTGGACGGCATCGAGGAGGCCATAGAGGTGGCCAACAGCACCCCTTACGGCCTTTCCAGCGCCATCTACACCCACCACCGCCACTGGGCCTACCTCTTCAAGGTGGGGATCCGGGCGGGGATGACCAGCATCAACAACGCCACCGTGGGCGCGGAGGCCCACCTGCCCTTCGGGGGGGTGAAGGCCAGCGGCAACGGGGCCCGGGAGTCGGGGATCTGGGTCCTCGAGGAGTACACCTACTGGCACGCGGTGAACGAGGAGTACTCGGGCAGGCTCCAGCTGGCCCAGATGGACACGGGCTACGTGAGCCCCAAGGCGCCCACGCCTTGGGAGGAGGTGTTGGGATGA
- the coaD gene encoding pantetheine-phosphate adenylyltransferase, whose product MHVVYPGSFDPLTNGHLDVIQRASRLFDRVTVAVLENPNKRGQYLFTAEERLQIVREATAHLPNVEAHTFSGLLVDFVRRVGAQAIVKGLRAVSDYEYELQMAHLNRQLLPGLETLFILAATRYSFVSSTMVKEIARYGGDVSKLVPPATLRALKARFGQG is encoded by the coding sequence ATGCACGTGGTCTATCCGGGAAGCTTTGACCCCTTGACCAATGGCCATCTGGACGTGATCCAGCGGGCAAGCCGCCTCTTTGACCGGGTCACGGTGGCGGTGTTGGAAAACCCCAACAAGCGGGGGCAGTACCTCTTCACCGCTGAGGAGCGGCTGCAAATCGTGCGGGAGGCCACCGCCCACCTGCCCAACGTGGAGGCCCACACCTTTTCTGGCCTCTTGGTGGATTTCGTCAGGCGGGTGGGGGCACAGGCCATCGTCAAGGGCCTAAGGGCGGTTTCCGACTACGAGTACGAGCTCCAGATGGCCCATCTAAACCGCCAGCTCCTGCCGGGCTTGGAAACCCTTTTCATCCTGGCCGCCACCCGGTACTCCTTCGTGTCCAGCACCATGGTGAAGGAGATCGCCCGCTACGGGGGGGATGTCTCCAAGCTGGTGCCTCCCGCCACCCTAAGGGCCCTCAAGGCCAGGTTCGGCCAGGGGTAA
- a CDS encoding RsmD family RNA methyltransferase, which translates to MVRILGGKAKGVPLKVPASARPSPVRLRKALFDYLRLRYPKRGRFLDLYAGSGAVGLEAASEGFEATLVEKDQEAVALLKENLRRTGLRARIVPLPVEVFLPEAKARGERYTVAFMAPPYPMDLVQAFQALLESGLVEKGGLYILQHPKDLHLPFGERRVYGENALTLVEA; encoded by the coding sequence GTGGTGAGGATCCTGGGCGGCAAGGCCAAGGGGGTGCCCCTGAAGGTGCCGGCTTCGGCCCGGCCCTCCCCGGTGCGCCTGAGAAAGGCCCTTTTTGACTACCTGCGCCTCCGCTACCCCAAGCGGGGCCGGTTTCTGGACCTGTATGCGGGGAGCGGGGCGGTGGGCCTCGAGGCGGCCAGCGAGGGCTTTGAGGCCACCCTGGTGGAGAAGGACCAGGAGGCGGTGGCCCTTCTTAAGGAAAACCTCCGCCGCACGGGGCTAAGGGCCCGGATCGTGCCCCTTCCCGTGGAGGTCTTCCTCCCCGAGGCCAAGGCCCGGGGCGAACGCTACACCGTGGCCTTCATGGCCCCGCCCTACCCCATGGACCTGGTCCAGGCCTTCCAGGCCCTTTTGGAAAGCGGCCTGGTGGAGAAGGGAGGGCTTTACATCCTGCAACACCCCAAGGACCTGCACCTTCCCTTCGGGGAGCGGCGGGTTTACGGGGAAAACGCCCTCACCCTGGTGGAGGCTTAG
- a CDS encoding Na/Pi cotransporter family protein: MGFLAGLALLLLGLHLIGEGLASLKGKRYLLARAFSRPGGLLLSGFLLGLLSGSGTGLSLLALGLWEGGILLLGQAALLSLAATAGASAWVGVVALAQREVAEGFLVLGLPLFLFQGSRGGGLVLLGLGLLFLGFLEMGQGAKAVAPLLGLWDPGPWALYLVGILLAFFLGTANGVAALALALAPLLGLQGSMALALGAGVGVSGALFLAALGGRREGWALGAVLLGHRFLLSLPFLLWLGRLEGVGVVGLHLLSHGAYALAFLPLQGHYLRLADRLFPRRTVSPKYLSLEALETPSLAYALVQRELGRVADAVRNMLALAVRILAQEEGGEAELSALEEKVDRLTREVVLYTAELSTRTRDERAVRFFVAASELEHLGDLVRRVVRQAEKLWAQGLTFSPEGKEDLLEAGRLVLGRLERMAAALATGDKALAEGVLAEEGEVGAFLDRLRRAHLSRLESGRAESRATTLAHLDLLITLEEVSNGVDRLCRLVREL; the protein is encoded by the coding sequence GTGGGCTTTCTGGCGGGCCTCGCCCTTTTGCTTTTGGGGCTCCACCTCATTGGGGAGGGGCTTGCCTCCCTAAAGGGAAAGCGGTACCTGCTGGCGCGGGCCTTTTCCAGACCGGGGGGCCTTTTGCTCTCCGGCTTCCTGTTGGGGCTCCTTTCGGGTAGCGGGACGGGCCTCTCCCTCCTGGCCCTGGGGCTTTGGGAAGGGGGGATCCTTCTCCTGGGGCAGGCCGCCCTCCTTTCCCTGGCGGCCACCGCCGGGGCTTCCGCCTGGGTAGGGGTGGTGGCCCTGGCCCAGAGGGAGGTGGCCGAGGGGTTTTTGGTCCTCGGCCTTCCGCTTTTCCTTTTCCAGGGAAGCCGGGGTGGGGGGCTGGTTCTCCTGGGACTCGGCCTCCTTTTCCTGGGCTTTTTGGAGATGGGCCAAGGGGCTAAGGCCGTTGCGCCCCTTCTGGGCCTTTGGGATCCGGGTCCTTGGGCCTTGTACCTGGTGGGGATCCTCCTGGCCTTCTTCCTGGGGACCGCCAACGGGGTGGCGGCTTTGGCCTTGGCCCTGGCGCCCCTCTTAGGGCTTCAGGGAAGCATGGCCCTGGCCCTGGGGGCCGGGGTGGGGGTTTCCGGGGCCCTCTTCCTGGCGGCCCTAGGGGGCAGGCGGGAGGGGTGGGCCCTGGGGGCGGTGCTTTTGGGGCACCGGTTTCTCCTCTCCCTGCCCTTTTTGCTCTGGCTTGGGCGGCTGGAGGGGGTGGGGGTGGTGGGGCTCCACCTCCTAAGCCACGGGGCCTACGCCTTGGCCTTCCTCCCCTTGCAAGGGCATTACCTGCGCCTGGCCGACCGGCTTTTTCCCCGTCGCACCGTGAGCCCCAAATACCTCTCCCTCGAGGCTTTGGAAACCCCCAGCCTGGCCTACGCCCTGGTGCAACGGGAGCTGGGCCGGGTGGCGGATGCGGTGCGGAACATGCTGGCGCTGGCGGTGCGCATCCTGGCCCAGGAGGAGGGCGGCGAGGCGGAGCTTTCGGCCCTGGAGGAAAAGGTGGACCGGCTTACCCGGGAGGTGGTCCTCTACACCGCCGAGCTTTCCACCCGTACCCGGGACGAGCGGGCGGTTCGCTTCTTCGTGGCGGCCTCGGAGCTTGAGCACCTGGGGGATCTGGTGCGCCGGGTGGTGCGGCAGGCGGAGAAGCTTTGGGCCCAGGGCCTCACCTTTAGCCCTGAGGGCAAGGAGGACCTCCTGGAGGCGGGAAGGCTGGTGCTGGGCCGCTTGGAGCGCATGGCCGCGGCCTTGGCCACGGGGGACAAGGCCTTAGCGGAGGGGGTTTTGGCCGAGGAAGGGGAGGTGGGGGCTTTCCTGGATCGTCTGCGGCGGGCGCACCTGAGCCGTTTGGAAAGCGGCCGGGCGGAGAGCCGGGCCACCACCTTGGCCCACCTGGATCTCCTCATCACCCTGGAGGAGGTTTCCAACGGGGTGGACAGGCTTTGCCGCTTGGTCCGGGAGCTTTAA
- a CDS encoding O-acetylhomoserine aminocarboxypropyltransferase/cysteine synthase family protein, with translation MRFETLQLHAGYEPEPTTLSRQVPIYPTTSYVFKSPEHAAHLFALKEFGNIYSRIMNPTVEVLEKRLAALEGGKAALATSSGHAAQFLALTTLAQAGDNIVSTPNLYGGTFNQFKVTLRRLGIEVRFTSREERPEEFLALTDERTRAWWVESIGNPALNLPDLEALAQAAREVGVALIVDNTFGMGGYLLRPLEWGAALVTHSLTKWVGGHGAVIAGGIVDGGNFPWDNGRYPLLTEPQPGYHGLRLVEAFGDLAFIVKARVDGLRDQGQALGPFEAWVVLLGMETLSLRAERHVENTLHLAHWLREQPEVAWVNYPGLPEHPHHARAQKYFRGKPGAVLTFGLKGGYEAAKRFISRLRLISHLANVGDTRTLAIHPASTTHSQLSEEEQALAGVSPEMVRLSVGLEHVEDLKAELKEALR, from the coding sequence ATGCGCTTTGAAACCCTGCAGCTCCACGCCGGCTACGAACCCGAGCCCACCACGCTGAGCCGTCAGGTACCCATCTACCCCACCACCAGCTACGTCTTCAAGAGCCCGGAACACGCCGCCCATCTCTTCGCCCTGAAGGAGTTCGGGAACATCTACTCCCGGATCATGAACCCCACGGTGGAGGTGCTGGAAAAGCGCCTGGCGGCCCTCGAGGGGGGCAAGGCGGCCCTGGCCACCTCCTCGGGCCACGCCGCCCAGTTCCTGGCCCTCACCACCTTGGCCCAGGCGGGGGATAACATCGTCTCCACCCCGAACCTTTACGGGGGAACCTTCAACCAGTTCAAGGTCACCCTGAGGCGGCTTGGGATTGAGGTGCGCTTCACCTCCCGCGAGGAACGCCCGGAGGAGTTTTTGGCCCTCACCGACGAAAGGACCAGGGCCTGGTGGGTGGAGTCCATCGGCAACCCCGCCCTGAACCTCCCGGACCTCGAGGCCCTGGCCCAGGCCGCCCGGGAGGTGGGGGTGGCCCTCATCGTGGACAACACCTTCGGCATGGGGGGCTACCTCCTGAGGCCCCTGGAATGGGGGGCCGCCCTGGTGACCCATTCCCTCACCAAGTGGGTGGGCGGGCACGGGGCGGTGATCGCCGGGGGCATCGTGGACGGGGGGAACTTCCCTTGGGACAATGGCCGCTATCCCCTCCTCACCGAACCCCAGCCCGGCTACCACGGCCTCAGGCTGGTGGAAGCCTTCGGGGACCTGGCCTTCATCGTAAAGGCCCGGGTGGATGGGCTACGCGACCAGGGCCAGGCCCTGGGCCCCTTTGAGGCCTGGGTGGTGCTCCTCGGGATGGAAACCCTCTCCCTAAGGGCCGAGCGCCACGTGGAAAACACCCTGCACCTGGCCCACTGGCTACGGGAACAGCCAGAGGTGGCCTGGGTGAACTACCCCGGGCTTCCGGAACACCCCCACCACGCCCGCGCCCAGAAGTACTTCCGGGGGAAACCCGGGGCCGTCCTCACCTTTGGCCTTAAGGGAGGGTACGAGGCCGCCAAGCGCTTCATCTCCCGCCTTCGCCTCATCTCCCACCTGGCCAACGTGGGGGATACCCGCACCCTGGCCATCCACCCCGCCTCCACCACCCACTCCCAGCTCTCAGAGGAGGAGCAGGCCCTGGCCGGGGTCAGCCCGGAGATGGTGCGCCTCAGCGTGGGCCTCGAGCACGTGGAGGACCTGAAGGCGGAGCTTAAGGAGGCCCTCCGATGA
- the metX gene encoding homoserine O-acetyltransferase MetX — protein sequence MSEIALETWGEHEALILKPPRSPLSIPPPKPRTAVLFPRREGFYTELGGFLPEVRLRFETYGRLSRLRDNAVLVFHALTGSAHLAGTYDEATFQSLSPLERAFGRQGWWDSLVGPGRILDPALYYVISANHLGSCYGSTGPLSPDPRTGRPYGQGFPPLTIRDLARAQARLLDHLGVEKAVVIGGSLGGMVALEFALMYPERVKKLVVLAAPARHGPWARAFNHLSRQAILLDPEYHLGHPAPRGMALARGIAMMSYRAPRGFEARWGQEPEKGETYLDHQGEKFLKRFHAESYLVLSRAMDTHDVGRGRGGVEEALKRLKPLPSLFVGIDTDLLYPAEEVRQVARLSGGRYREIRSPHGHDAFLIETDQVEAILDAFLP from the coding sequence ATGAGCGAGATCGCCCTGGAAACCTGGGGGGAGCACGAGGCCCTCATCCTCAAGCCCCCCCGCTCCCCCCTCTCCATCCCCCCGCCCAAACCCCGGACCGCGGTGCTTTTCCCCAGGCGGGAGGGGTTCTACACGGAGCTGGGCGGGTTCCTGCCGGAGGTGCGCCTCCGCTTTGAAACCTACGGGAGGCTCTCCCGCCTAAGGGACAACGCCGTCTTGGTCTTCCACGCCCTCACCGGCAGCGCCCACCTGGCGGGCACCTACGACGAGGCCACCTTCCAAAGCCTCTCCCCCCTGGAGAGGGCCTTTGGCCGGCAAGGGTGGTGGGACTCCCTGGTGGGCCCGGGGCGCATCCTGGACCCGGCCCTTTACTACGTGATCTCCGCCAACCACTTGGGAAGCTGCTACGGCTCCACGGGGCCCCTCTCCCCCGACCCCCGCACGGGGAGGCCCTACGGCCAGGGCTTCCCCCCCCTCACCATCCGCGACCTGGCCCGGGCCCAGGCGAGGCTTCTGGACCACCTGGGGGTGGAGAAGGCGGTGGTCATCGGGGGGAGCCTTGGGGGGATGGTGGCCTTGGAGTTCGCCCTCATGTACCCGGAGAGGGTCAAGAAGCTGGTGGTCCTGGCCGCCCCCGCCAGGCATGGGCCCTGGGCCCGGGCCTTCAACCACCTAAGCCGCCAGGCCATCCTCTTAGACCCCGAGTACCACTTGGGCCATCCCGCCCCCCGGGGCATGGCCCTGGCCCGGGGCATCGCCATGATGAGCTACCGGGCGCCCAGGGGCTTTGAGGCCCGCTGGGGCCAGGAACCCGAAAAGGGGGAGACCTATTTGGACCACCAGGGGGAGAAGTTCCTAAAGCGCTTCCACGCGGAAAGCTACCTGGTCCTCTCCCGGGCCATGGACACCCACGACGTGGGCCGGGGAAGGGGTGGGGTGGAGGAGGCCCTCAAGCGGCTGAAGCCCCTGCCCTCCCTGTTTGTGGGCATCGACACCGACCTCCTCTACCCCGCGGAGGAGGTGCGGCAGGTGGCCCGGCTTAGCGGGGGCCGGTACCGGGAGATCCGAAGCCCCCACGGCCACGACGCCTTCCTGATTGAGACCGACCAGGTGGAGGCCATCCTGGACGCCTTCCTGCCCTGA
- the mnmE gene encoding tRNA uridine-5-carboxymethylaminomethyl(34) synthesis GTPase MnmE, translated as MTLREPICAIATPPGKGAIGVVRLSGEGALEVASRVWRGKDPRGLGGGRFTLGEVVDPETGEVLDQALLLVFRAPRSYTGEDACEFQTHGSPAVLRRVLEALVKAGARLAGPGEFTFRAYMNGKLDLAQAEAVLALVEAEGDLARRQALRSLEGGFSRRIAALEDRLLSLLAHIQALLDYPEEGVEPLEARRVIGEVLKEVEALLAQARSSRLAQRGARLALIGAPNAGKSSLLNALLGYERALVSPIPGTTRDYLEAPLELFGIPLLAVDTAGIRDTSDPLERAGVERALRIAQEADLVLYVADRSAPKPSPPPLPPRSLKVATKADLPPLWEDPGFIPVSSVTGEGLERLKEAIREVLLGKEEGEYLLSERQLEALHRARERLREALCLPEDLMGMALEEALRALASLRGRREVSEEVVARIFERFCVGK; from the coding sequence ATGACCCTGAGGGAACCCATCTGCGCCATCGCCACCCCCCCGGGGAAGGGGGCCATAGGGGTGGTGCGCCTCTCCGGGGAAGGGGCCTTGGAGGTGGCAAGCCGGGTGTGGCGGGGGAAGGACCCGAGGGGGCTTGGGGGTGGGCGGTTCACCCTGGGGGAGGTGGTGGACCCGGAAACCGGGGAGGTCTTGGACCAGGCCCTTCTCCTGGTCTTCCGGGCCCCCCGCTCCTACACGGGGGAGGATGCCTGCGAGTTCCAGACCCACGGCTCCCCGGCGGTGCTCCGGCGGGTTCTGGAGGCCCTGGTGAAGGCCGGGGCCCGCCTGGCCGGTCCCGGGGAGTTCACCTTCCGGGCCTACATGAACGGGAAGCTGGACCTGGCCCAGGCGGAGGCGGTCTTGGCCCTGGTGGAGGCGGAAGGGGACCTGGCCCGCCGCCAGGCCCTGAGGAGCCTCGAGGGGGGGTTCTCCCGGAGGATCGCCGCCTTGGAGGACCGGCTCCTCTCCCTTCTGGCCCACATCCAAGCCCTTTTGGACTACCCCGAGGAGGGGGTGGAGCCCCTGGAGGCCCGGCGGGTCATCGGGGAGGTCCTTAAAGAGGTGGAGGCCCTCCTGGCCCAGGCCCGCTCCTCCCGCCTGGCGCAAAGGGGAGCCCGGCTCGCCCTGATCGGGGCCCCCAACGCCGGGAAAAGCTCCCTCCTAAACGCCCTTTTGGGCTACGAGCGGGCCCTGGTGTCCCCCATCCCCGGCACCACCCGGGACTACCTGGAGGCGCCCTTGGAGCTCTTTGGCATCCCCCTCTTGGCGGTGGACACCGCGGGGATCCGGGACACCTCGGACCCCCTGGAGCGGGCGGGGGTGGAGCGGGCCCTGCGGATCGCCCAGGAGGCGGATTTGGTGCTCTACGTGGCCGACCGCTCCGCCCCCAAGCCTTCCCCCCCTCCCTTGCCCCCTAGGAGCCTAAAGGTGGCCACCAAGGCCGACCTTCCCCCCCTTTGGGAGGACCCGGGGTTTATCCCCGTGTCCAGCGTGACGGGGGAGGGCCTGGAGCGGCTGAAGGAGGCCATCCGGGAGGTGCTTTTGGGCAAGGAGGAAGGGGAGTACCTCCTCAGCGAACGGCAGCTCGAGGCCCTCCATCGCGCCAGGGAAAGGCTTCGGGAGGCCCTCTGCCTTCCCGAGGACCTCATGGGGATGGCCCTAGAGGAGGCCCTCAGGGCCTTGGCCTCCTTAAGGGGCAGGCGGGAGGTTTCCGAGGAGGTGGTGGCCCGGATCTTTGAGCGCTTCTGCGTGGGCAAATGA